One genomic region from Peromyscus eremicus chromosome 20, PerEre_H2_v1, whole genome shotgun sequence encodes:
- the LOC131897114 gene encoding LOW QUALITY PROTEIN: small nuclear ribonucleoprotein G-like (The sequence of the model RefSeq protein was modified relative to this genomic sequence to represent the inferred CDS: inserted 2 bases in 1 codon; substituted 1 base at 1 genomic stop codon) — protein sequence MNQKLSLKLNDGRHGXGIPRGFDXFMNLVIDECVEMATSGQQNNISMVVIQGSSSIILEALGKVETMAVHKGCSAEESTCLPKGPL from the exons ATGAACCAGAAGTTGTCGTTGAAGTTAAATGATGGCAGACATGGATAAGGAATACCACGGGGCTTTGA CTTTATGAATCTTGTGATTGATGAGTGTGTGGAGATGGCAACTAGTGGGCAACAGAATAATATCAGCATGGTGGTCATACAAGGAAGCAGCAGCATCATATTAGAAGCCTTGGGAAAAGTCGAAACAATGGCTGTTCACAAGGGCTGTTCAGCAGAGGAGTCCACATGCCTCCCCAAAGGGCCTCTTTGA